The Nocardioides campestrisoli genome includes a window with the following:
- a CDS encoding aldehyde dehydrogenase family protein: MITRHNPARPDEVVGTVEVTTPAQVDAQVRAAALAQVPWARTPVAERAALLLRAADALDPLLDEIAELASRETGKVLADARGEAGFAVAVLRWYAGRAAEVMADRHEDADRGRLRTRHRPFGVVAAITPWNAPLVLTALKVAPALVAGNAVVVKPSPLAPFAAGRFLAAVAAVLPEHLLGVVHGEVETATALVGHEMVSRVAFTGGDVAGRAIASLAGRSLTPSVLELGGNDPALLLPDADLDDAAYERLVMAAFATSGQVCMALKRLYVPASRLEEVVAGLVRAADRVLHVGDPLTTGVTMGPVVSAESAARVRGLVARAAEEGAEVVEIGTVVGDLSHGHYVRPTLVLGAHDESPVVAEEQFGPTLPVLSYDSVEEAVARANSGELGLGASVWSADEELAFEVAARLEAGFTFVNTHNRTGMALHAPFGGVKRSGWGREYGDDGLLEYVQPCVTHLPGAFRAGAAGLSASAYPST; encoded by the coding sequence GTGATCACCCGCCACAACCCGGCACGTCCCGACGAGGTGGTCGGGACGGTCGAGGTCACCACCCCCGCGCAGGTCGACGCCCAGGTCCGGGCGGCCGCGCTCGCGCAGGTCCCGTGGGCCAGGACGCCGGTGGCCGAGCGGGCCGCCCTCCTCCTGCGGGCCGCGGACGCGCTCGACCCGCTGCTCGACGAGATCGCCGAGCTGGCCTCCCGCGAGACCGGCAAGGTGCTGGCCGACGCGCGCGGCGAGGCGGGGTTCGCCGTCGCCGTGCTGCGCTGGTACGCCGGCCGGGCGGCCGAGGTGATGGCCGACCGGCACGAGGACGCCGACCGAGGACGCCTGCGGACCAGGCACCGCCCGTTCGGCGTGGTCGCCGCGATCACCCCGTGGAACGCGCCCCTGGTCCTCACTGCGCTCAAGGTGGCGCCCGCGCTGGTGGCCGGCAACGCCGTCGTGGTGAAGCCGTCGCCGCTGGCGCCGTTCGCCGCCGGCCGGTTCCTGGCGGCGGTCGCGGCGGTGCTGCCCGAGCACCTGCTCGGCGTGGTGCACGGCGAGGTCGAGACGGCCACCGCGCTGGTCGGGCACGAGATGGTCTCCCGGGTGGCCTTCACCGGGGGCGACGTCGCCGGGCGGGCGATCGCGTCGCTGGCCGGGCGCAGCCTGACCCCCAGCGTGCTCGAGCTCGGGGGCAACGATCCCGCGCTGCTGCTGCCGGACGCCGACCTGGACGACGCGGCGTACGAGCGGCTGGTGATGGCGGCGTTCGCCACCAGTGGACAGGTCTGCATGGCGCTGAAGCGCCTCTACGTTCCGGCGTCGCGGCTCGAGGAGGTGGTCGCCGGCCTGGTGCGGGCGGCCGACCGGGTGCTGCACGTCGGCGATCCGCTGACCACCGGAGTCACCATGGGGCCGGTGGTCAGCGCGGAGTCGGCCGCCCGGGTCCGCGGGCTGGTCGCCCGGGCTGCCGAGGAGGGCGCCGAGGTGGTCGAGATCGGCACCGTGGTCGGTGACCTGTCCCACGGGCACTACGTCCGGCCCACGCTGGTGCTCGGGGCGCACGACGAGAGCCCCGTGGTCGCCGAGGAGCAGTTCGGTCCCACGTTGCCGGTGCTCTCCTACGACTCGGTCGAGGAGGCCGTGGCCCGCGCCAACTCCGGAGAGCTCGGCCTGGGGGCGTCGGTCTGGTCGGCCGACGAGGAGCTGGCCTTCGAGGTGGCCGCGCGGCTCGAGGCGGGATTCACCTTCGTCAACACCCACAACCGCACCGGGATGGCCCTGCACGCGCCGTTCGGCGGGGTCAAGCGCTCCGGCTGGGGCCGCGAGTACGGCGACGACGGGCTGCTGGAGTACGTCCAGCCGTGCGTGACCCACCTGCCGGGCGCCTTCCGGGCCGGTGCTGCCGGACTCTCCGCCTCGGCGTACCCGAGCACCTGA
- a CDS encoding acyl-CoA dehydrogenase family protein, giving the protein MTSKTTAELVFPDLTEAERERARRVESVLPTIAAAAESADEHGALPEGHLKLLGDAGLLGLVVPEEFGGLGGGLRDLAATTYALGTVCGSTALAFFFHCSSSSRGMLPLAALEAGLYSEEEAPDVRAFAHKVLHLMGRDKKAIGNFASEAVKASNANVLIRTTATRTDGGWLLNGEKSFGCLSGSADYYLVTARRDDVEGLDALTLFLVPRTSAGARPRAPWTGLGMRASDNHGLVLEDCFVPDELSLAVPGAFTRATQMSRGSWVGNQIAIASIYAGIAQGAWAFALDRTMRATFADTGKPIASSPMHQVIIGEGERHLAEAHLWLRRQVDLEASDPPLLPKNEVVQSWKLAKGAICEHAHEVALSALKMCGTSGALMGNVTGRAVRDTAMGLVQAFPAERGKLDLAKMIVENEGWAGLTTTDSFQKPAGARS; this is encoded by the coding sequence ATGACGTCGAAGACCACCGCAGAGCTCGTGTTCCCGGACCTCACCGAGGCGGAGCGGGAGCGGGCCAGGCGGGTCGAGTCCGTGCTGCCGACGATCGCCGCGGCCGCCGAGTCTGCCGACGAGCACGGTGCCTTGCCCGAGGGGCACCTCAAGCTGCTCGGCGACGCCGGGCTGCTGGGCCTGGTGGTGCCTGAGGAGTTCGGCGGTCTGGGTGGCGGCCTGCGCGACCTGGCCGCCACGACCTACGCGCTCGGCACGGTCTGCGGCTCCACCGCCCTCGCCTTCTTCTTCCACTGCTCCTCCTCCTCGCGGGGCATGCTGCCGCTGGCTGCGTTGGAGGCCGGTCTGTACAGCGAGGAGGAGGCGCCGGACGTCAGGGCCTTCGCGCACAAGGTGCTGCACCTGATGGGCAGGGACAAGAAGGCCATCGGCAACTTCGCCAGCGAGGCCGTCAAGGCCTCCAACGCCAACGTGCTGATCCGCACCACCGCGACCCGCACGGACGGCGGCTGGCTGCTCAACGGCGAGAAGTCCTTCGGCTGCCTCTCCGGGTCCGCCGACTACTACCTCGTGACGGCTCGCCGCGACGACGTCGAGGGCCTGGATGCCCTGACGCTGTTCCTGGTGCCCCGGACCAGCGCAGGGGCTCGCCCGCGGGCGCCGTGGACCGGGCTGGGGATGCGCGCCTCGGACAACCACGGCCTGGTGCTGGAGGACTGCTTCGTCCCCGACGAGCTGTCGCTGGCAGTGCCGGGCGCCTTCACCCGGGCCACCCAGATGTCGCGCGGCTCGTGGGTCGGCAACCAGATCGCCATCGCCTCCATCTATGCCGGGATCGCGCAGGGCGCCTGGGCCTTCGCCCTCGACCGCACGATGCGGGCCACCTTCGCCGACACCGGCAAGCCGATCGCGTCCAGCCCGATGCACCAGGTCATCATCGGGGAGGGCGAGCGGCACCTGGCCGAGGCGCACCTGTGGCTGCGCCGCCAGGTCGACCTGGAGGCGAGCGACCCGCCGCTGCTGCCGAAGAACGAGGTCGTGCAGTCCTGGAAGCTCGCGAAGGGCGCCATCTGCGAGCACGCCCACGAGGTGGCCCTCTCGGCCCTGAAGATGTGCGGCACCTCCGGGGCCCTGATGGGCAACGTGACCGGCCGAGCCGTGCGCGACACCGCCATGGGACTGGTCCAGGCGTTCCCGGCGGAGCGGGGCAAGCTGGACCTGGCCAAGATGATCGTGGAGAACGAGGGCTGGGCGGGTCTCACCACGACCGACAGCTTCCAGAAGCCGGCCGGGGCGCGATCATGA
- a CDS encoding oxidoreductase, which translates to MTQNLKSVQEYFDDAGPTDVTALFADWKALVDRLSAKVQQRFELERDPSTLELEAFTSENGPSGSVRGYSGPEIDWMIHSHMENAAAGFVNVHLTIWLGPQVRVPHFGMALGAFPQGWLFLDSVPRSNLLVDTESFDAYYAPLNDEWERIQAENDWLQPFVSRSAFVRASLSPTAYCMMGPGDRRTTDLVTDLAERHLDRWLGWVDEAQPVPVEEQAALAAQDELVRRNIAERDPANEMGDRFFGPEMTQQLVRALWGGDRQLPRPHQR; encoded by the coding sequence ATGACCCAGAACCTCAAGTCGGTGCAGGAGTACTTCGACGACGCGGGTCCCACCGACGTGACGGCGCTCTTCGCCGACTGGAAGGCGCTGGTCGACCGGCTCAGTGCCAAGGTGCAGCAGCGGTTCGAGCTCGAGCGTGACCCCTCGACCCTGGAGCTGGAGGCGTTCACCAGCGAGAACGGCCCTTCGGGCAGCGTGCGCGGATACTCCGGCCCCGAGATCGACTGGATGATCCACTCGCACATGGAGAACGCCGCCGCCGGCTTCGTCAACGTGCACCTGACCATCTGGCTCGGCCCGCAGGTGCGGGTGCCGCACTTCGGCATGGCGCTGGGTGCCTTCCCGCAGGGGTGGCTCTTCCTCGACTCCGTGCCGCGGTCCAACCTGCTCGTCGACACCGAGTCGTTCGACGCCTACTACGCACCGCTCAACGACGAGTGGGAGCGGATCCAGGCGGAGAACGACTGGCTGCAGCCCTTCGTGAGCCGCAGCGCGTTCGTGCGCGCCAGTCTCTCGCCCACCGCCTACTGCATGATGGGGCCGGGCGACCGCCGGACCACCGACCTGGTCACCGACCTGGCGGAGCGCCACCTCGACCGCTGGCTCGGGTGGGTGGACGAGGCGCAGCCCGTCCCGGTCGAGGAGCAGGCCGCGCTCGCCGCGCAGGACGAGCTGGTGCGCCGCAACATCGCCGAGCGTGACCCCGCCAACGAGATGGGAGACCGGTTCTTCGGACCGGAGATGACCCAGCAGCTGGTGCGTGCGCTCTGGGGTGGAGACCGTCAGCTTCCCCGGCCGCACCAGCGCTGA
- a CDS encoding SDR family NAD(P)-dependent oxidoreductase, whose protein sequence is MSGEGRVVVVTGGTRGIGLGLARELLARGCRVVICGRTPEAVAKALAELGAGDRATGLEADVSDREAVRLLWGHATATFGQVDFWINNAGLSTGRGSLHAIDPDEVEAVLAVNVLGVVNGCAVASEGMAAQPEGGWIWNMEGFGSRGEHQDGMAVYGASKRAVQYLTEALVRQAKGTPVNVGFLSPGIVATDLLVGDYADDPAGFEKVKKIFNILGDRVETVTPWLADQVLAATKHGVRVAWLTRGKAASRFATARFTKRDIFSEAP, encoded by the coding sequence ATGAGCGGCGAGGGGCGGGTGGTCGTCGTCACCGGCGGCACCCGTGGCATCGGCCTCGGCCTGGCCCGCGAGCTGCTGGCGCGCGGGTGCCGGGTGGTCATCTGCGGGCGTACGCCGGAGGCGGTCGCCAAGGCGCTCGCCGAGCTCGGCGCGGGGGACCGTGCCACCGGTCTGGAGGCCGACGTCTCCGACCGGGAGGCCGTGCGCCTGCTCTGGGGCCACGCGACGGCCACCTTCGGCCAGGTCGACTTCTGGATCAACAACGCCGGGCTCTCCACCGGTCGGGGCTCGCTGCACGCCATCGACCCCGACGAGGTCGAGGCTGTGCTGGCGGTCAACGTCCTGGGGGTGGTCAACGGCTGTGCCGTGGCCTCCGAGGGGATGGCCGCGCAGCCGGAGGGCGGCTGGATCTGGAACATGGAGGGCTTCGGCTCCCGCGGGGAGCACCAGGACGGCATGGCGGTCTACGGCGCCTCCAAGCGAGCCGTGCAGTACCTCACCGAGGCGCTGGTGCGGCAGGCGAAGGGCACGCCGGTCAACGTCGGCTTCCTCTCACCCGGCATCGTCGCGACCGACCTGCTGGTGGGGGACTACGCGGACGACCCGGCCGGCTTCGAGAAGGTCAAGAAGATCTTCAACATCCTGGGCGACCGGGTGGAGACGGTGACCCCCTGGCTGGCCGACCAGGTCCTGGCTGCGACCAAGCACGGCGTCCGGGTCGCCTGGCTGACCCGGGGCAAGGCGGCGAGCCGCTTTGCGACCGCCCGCTTCACCAAGCGCGACATCTTCTCCGAGGCCCCTTGA
- a CDS encoding FAD-dependent oxidoreductase produces the protein MSDDQQTVIVVGAGPVGLTAALVLARAGISVRVLEAGEGLAAESRASTYHPPSLEMLDDLGVLEPLMERGLVSTGFQYRDRRTGPIADLDLGVLAEDTRFPFRVQCEQSKLTPILLAALGELPHVRVEFSQRVVQAETVGQRAWVGTASGDVLTADWVVGADGASSLVRQSAGFEFEGMTYPERFLVASTTEDLATILPGVAAVNYVFDPEEWLVLLRTPEHWRILFPTDPETADEVEIDPARIQARLAGVVDLGRDWDVLHTTLYRVHQRVADTFRKGRLVLVGDAAHINNPLGGMGMNSGLHDAVLQAAALVRVLTGTGTEAELDEVCEARRQVALSYVKTITHDNWERLRQTDPEAQRAYHDELRALAADPARMRAHLLNTSMINSLRGGRPVATVGGVPQ, from the coding sequence ATGAGCGACGACCAGCAGACGGTGATCGTGGTGGGCGCGGGACCGGTCGGCCTGACCGCGGCGCTCGTCCTCGCCCGGGCGGGGATCAGCGTCCGCGTCCTGGAGGCCGGCGAGGGCCTGGCGGCGGAGTCACGTGCCTCCACCTACCACCCGCCGAGCCTGGAGATGCTCGACGATCTCGGGGTGCTCGAGCCGCTGATGGAGCGTGGCCTGGTCTCCACCGGCTTCCAGTACCGCGACCGCCGTACCGGGCCGATCGCCGACCTCGACCTCGGCGTCCTGGCCGAGGACACCCGGTTCCCGTTCCGGGTCCAGTGCGAGCAGAGCAAGCTGACCCCGATCCTGCTGGCGGCCCTGGGCGAGCTGCCGCACGTGCGGGTGGAGTTCTCCCAGCGGGTGGTGCAGGCCGAGACGGTCGGCCAGCGCGCGTGGGTCGGCACCGCGTCCGGCGACGTGCTCACCGCCGACTGGGTGGTGGGTGCGGACGGCGCCAGCTCCCTGGTGCGGCAGAGCGCCGGCTTCGAGTTCGAGGGGATGACCTATCCCGAGCGCTTCCTGGTGGCCTCCACCACCGAGGACCTGGCCACGATCCTGCCCGGCGTCGCGGCGGTCAACTACGTCTTCGACCCCGAGGAGTGGCTGGTGCTGCTCCGCACCCCGGAGCACTGGCGGATCCTCTTCCCGACGGACCCCGAGACCGCCGACGAGGTGGAGATCGACCCCGCGCGGATCCAGGCGCGCCTGGCCGGCGTCGTCGACCTCGGTCGGGACTGGGACGTCCTGCACACGACGCTCTACCGGGTGCACCAGCGGGTGGCCGACACCTTCCGCAAGGGACGGCTGGTCCTGGTCGGCGACGCGGCCCACATCAACAACCCCCTCGGGGGCATGGGCATGAACAGCGGCCTGCACGACGCCGTCCTCCAGGCCGCGGCGCTGGTGCGGGTGCTGACCGGCACCGGCACCGAGGCCGAGCTGGACGAGGTCTGCGAGGCGCGGCGGCAGGTGGCCCTCTCCTACGTCAAGACCATCACCCACGACAACTGGGAGCGGCTGCGCCAGACCGACCCGGAGGCGCAGCGGGCCTACCACGACGAGCTGCGCGCCCTGGCCGCCGACCCGGCGAGGATGCGCGCCCACCTGCTCAACACCTCGATGATCAACTCGCTGCGCGGGGGACGTCCCGTGGCGACGGTCGGCGGGGTCCCTCAGTGA
- a CDS encoding alpha/beta hydrolase family protein → MDVADPGLVRSHRTAVRVPGTAAPFDTMHVTVRYPALAARTELERMSGVLPADPAGAPYPVVVVLPGINVASSGYLGLAVTLARAGMVCVTFDWVGELFPGQHGLTPGVDLDAVSPQTYGSRPTTPALGAVLAALSGAQGAGPLAGLLDLDRVGIFGHSAGGTVALQSARAAWFPQVRAVATYGAHTMASQQLGFEAGTLLASPVEAAVMLVAGTADGVVAASAVRYGEEAGAPGHDPVERTWLEALPLAAEAWLVRLAGAGHMLPAAPEDATSARGFLEEPTDADQDHLRGVLAELVTTFFAARLIGDAESKAALDRWHDHRRPEIVDVSRR, encoded by the coding sequence ATGGACGTCGCCGACCCGGGACTGGTGCGCAGCCACCGCACGGCCGTGCGCGTGCCGGGTACGGCGGCGCCGTTCGACACGATGCACGTCACGGTGCGCTATCCGGCGCTCGCGGCGCGCACCGAGCTCGAGCGGATGAGCGGCGTGCTGCCCGCCGACCCGGCCGGCGCTCCCTACCCGGTCGTCGTCGTGCTGCCCGGGATCAACGTGGCCTCCTCCGGCTACCTGGGGCTGGCCGTCACGCTGGCCCGGGCCGGCATGGTCTGCGTGACCTTCGACTGGGTCGGCGAGCTCTTCCCGGGCCAGCACGGGCTCACCCCCGGCGTCGACCTCGACGCGGTCTCGCCGCAGACCTACGGGTCGCGCCCGACCACGCCCGCGCTCGGCGCCGTGCTGGCCGCGTTGTCAGGGGCGCAGGGGGCGGGCCCGCTGGCCGGTCTCCTGGACCTGGACCGGGTCGGCATCTTCGGGCACTCCGCGGGCGGCACGGTGGCGCTCCAGTCGGCTCGAGCGGCCTGGTTCCCCCAGGTCCGCGCGGTGGCCACCTACGGCGCCCACACCATGGCCTCCCAGCAGCTCGGCTTCGAGGCGGGCACGCTGCTGGCGTCCCCGGTCGAAGCCGCCGTGATGCTGGTCGCCGGCACGGCCGACGGCGTGGTCGCCGCCAGTGCCGTCCGCTACGGGGAGGAGGCAGGCGCGCCCGGGCACGACCCGGTGGAGCGGACCTGGCTCGAGGCGCTGCCCCTGGCTGCCGAGGCGTGGCTGGTCCGGCTCGCCGGAGCCGGCCACATGCTGCCGGCGGCTCCGGAGGACGCAACATCGGCGCGCGGCTTCCTGGAGGAGCCCACCGACGCCGACCAGGATCACCTGCGCGGCGTGCTCGCCGAGCTGGTGACCACCTTCTTCGCTGCCAGGCTCATCGGTGACGCCGAGTCCAAGGCCGCGCTGGATCGATGGCACGACCATCGCAGACCCGAGATCGTCGACGTCAGTCGTCGCTAG
- a CDS encoding aromatic ring-hydroxylating dioxygenase subunit alpha, whose amino-acid sequence MFKNFWYAVEFSSDVKPGKPMKVKLLGQQLVLYRKHSDNSVVALSDLCVHRGAALSDGELKGDCVVCPYHGWEYNPGGVVEKIPAHPDKGIPRKARVDSYPTQEKYKFVWVYMGDLPEEERPPLPDWSVIDDDVNYRAVTGEFLWKSNYERILENGVDVAHTPFVHGGVFGNKEKPEVPEFQIEESEWHCKVSIELNPPRSKGLWGMINPNRQALADRPPVPVSTTWWLPNMILLEIGTPMGALKIFDVNIPIDEETTLVKFVALRSFFKGAWADRDARRRIFKVLYEDQAIVDAVRPELLPFDLSAELHVKSDYNAIKYRRRRQELIEAGWGVEDNTIVGEGPARVEARVIPSPVRKEVPELASAWNYKEVRSRELRMGRGESEVPVRTERRLVMDDPEPPSAAEPTQAATTQDSTQDSTQDKEVKA is encoded by the coding sequence ATGTTCAAGAACTTCTGGTACGCGGTGGAGTTCAGCTCCGACGTGAAGCCCGGGAAGCCGATGAAGGTCAAGCTCCTGGGTCAGCAGCTGGTGCTGTACCGCAAGCACAGCGACAACTCCGTCGTGGCGCTCTCGGACCTGTGTGTGCACCGTGGCGCGGCGCTCTCCGACGGCGAGCTCAAGGGCGACTGCGTGGTCTGCCCCTACCACGGCTGGGAGTACAACCCCGGGGGCGTCGTGGAGAAGATTCCGGCCCACCCCGACAAGGGCATCCCGCGCAAGGCGCGGGTCGACTCCTACCCGACGCAGGAGAAGTACAAGTTCGTCTGGGTCTACATGGGCGACCTGCCCGAGGAGGAGCGCCCGCCGCTCCCCGACTGGTCGGTCATCGACGACGACGTCAACTACCGCGCCGTCACCGGCGAGTTCCTGTGGAAGTCGAACTACGAGCGGATCCTCGAGAACGGCGTGGACGTCGCGCACACCCCGTTCGTGCACGGCGGCGTCTTCGGCAACAAGGAGAAGCCCGAGGTCCCCGAGTTCCAGATCGAGGAGTCCGAGTGGCACTGCAAGGTGTCGATCGAGCTCAACCCGCCGCGCTCCAAGGGCCTGTGGGGGATGATCAACCCGAACAGGCAGGCCCTGGCCGACCGGCCTCCCGTGCCGGTCTCCACCACCTGGTGGCTGCCCAACATGATCCTGCTCGAGATCGGCACCCCGATGGGGGCGCTGAAGATCTTCGACGTCAACATCCCGATCGACGAGGAGACCACCCTCGTCAAGTTCGTCGCGCTCCGGTCCTTCTTCAAGGGGGCCTGGGCCGACCGTGACGCCCGTCGTCGGATCTTCAAGGTCCTCTACGAGGACCAGGCCATCGTCGACGCCGTCCGGCCCGAGCTGCTGCCGTTCGACCTCTCCGCCGAGCTGCACGTCAAGAGCGACTACAACGCGATCAAGTACCGCCGCCGCCGCCAGGAGCTGATCGAGGCCGGCTGGGGGGTGGAGGACAACACGATCGTGGGTGAGGGGCCCGCCCGGGTCGAGGCGCGGGTCATCCCGTCGCCGGTGCGCAAGGAGGTCCCCGAGCTCGCCAGCGCCTGGAACTACAAGGAGGTCCGCAGCCGCGAGCTGCGGATGGGCCGGGGGGAGTCCGAGGTGCCGGTCCGCACCGAGCGCCGGCTCGTGATGGACGACCCCGAGCCGCCGAGCGCGGCCGAGCCGACCCAGGCAGCAACCACCCAGGACTCCACCCAGGACTCCACCCAGGACAAGGAAGTGAAGGCATGA
- a CDS encoding aldehyde dehydrogenase family protein, which yields MSESSAVSVPRADLVVPAVEQLVDGVWSTPGDLLGLGLIDPFTGEALGEAVASTESDVETALAAAHRVHATAAWSDVPVERRAEILDAVGEALAAELPRLAALESLATGVPITQTSIVAVIVPGAFHLAAEMLRAGVLLETRVGESGHQVEVHRLSQGPALCLVPWNAPAPMAAHKIASSLAAGAPTLLKPSEYAPWGTTELARVVDRVLGEQQVAPGTFQLLQGGASVGGRMVNDRRVRAVSFTGGLAAGRAIAAACAANFTALQLELGGNNPLVVMPDAEIEDAARAAAELLTTLNGQWCRALGRLVVPEEMADDLLKRIGARLADLKVGDPLDPTTELGPIVHPGHLARLRAEIETRVAAGGTEHSFTPLPESGGSFLAPTLLTGVPDEASEDEMFGPVATVHPYADLDEAVALANGTPFGLEGYVVGADTEAALAVARRVRAGEVKVNGSTIMSLHLMTPRPAWGLSGMGEEGSIETIRVFTCARVVGVEGGFALHGG from the coding sequence ATGAGCGAGTCGTCGGCGGTCTCGGTGCCACGAGCCGACCTCGTGGTCCCGGCCGTGGAGCAGCTCGTCGACGGCGTCTGGTCGACGCCCGGTGACCTGCTGGGGCTCGGCCTGATCGATCCGTTCACCGGCGAGGCTCTGGGCGAGGCCGTCGCCAGCACCGAGAGCGACGTCGAGACCGCGCTCGCAGCAGCGCACCGGGTGCACGCCACCGCCGCGTGGAGCGACGTCCCGGTCGAGCGGCGAGCCGAGATCCTCGACGCCGTGGGGGAGGCCCTCGCGGCCGAGCTGCCGAGGCTGGCGGCACTCGAGTCGCTCGCCACGGGCGTGCCGATCACCCAGACCAGCATCGTCGCGGTGATCGTTCCCGGCGCCTTCCACCTGGCCGCCGAGATGCTGCGCGCGGGCGTGCTGCTGGAGACCCGGGTCGGAGAGTCCGGCCACCAGGTCGAGGTGCACCGGCTGTCCCAGGGGCCGGCGCTGTGCCTGGTGCCGTGGAACGCCCCGGCGCCGATGGCCGCACACAAGATCGCCTCATCCCTCGCCGCCGGCGCGCCGACCCTGCTCAAGCCGAGCGAGTACGCGCCGTGGGGCACCACCGAGCTGGCTCGCGTGGTGGACCGGGTGCTCGGCGAGCAGCAGGTGGCCCCCGGCACGTTCCAGCTGCTCCAGGGCGGCGCGTCGGTCGGCGGACGGATGGTCAACGACCGACGGGTGCGCGCGGTCTCCTTCACCGGCGGGCTGGCCGCTGGCCGCGCCATCGCCGCGGCCTGCGCCGCCAACTTCACCGCCCTCCAGCTCGAGCTCGGCGGCAACAACCCGCTCGTGGTCATGCCTGACGCCGAGATCGAGGATGCGGCCCGTGCCGCGGCCGAGCTGCTGACCACCCTCAACGGCCAGTGGTGCCGGGCGTTGGGCCGCCTCGTCGTGCCGGAGGAGATGGCCGACGACCTGCTCAAGCGGATCGGCGCCCGGCTGGCCGACCTGAAGGTCGGCGACCCGCTGGACCCGACCACCGAGCTGGGGCCGATCGTGCACCCGGGCCACCTCGCCCGGCTGCGCGCCGAGATCGAGACCCGGGTCGCCGCGGGCGGAACGGAGCACTCCTTCACGCCGCTCCCCGAGTCGGGCGGCAGCTTCCTGGCTCCCACCCTGCTCACCGGCGTGCCTGACGAGGCGTCCGAGGACGAGATGTTCGGGCCCGTCGCCACGGTCCACCCCTACGCCGACCTCGACGAGGCCGTGGCCCTGGCCAACGGCACGCCGTTCGGTCTCGAGGGCTACGTCGTGGGCGCCGACACCGAGGCGGCGCTCGCGGTGGCCCGTCGGGTCCGCGCCGGCGAGGTCAAGGTGAACGGCTCGACGATCATGAGCCTGCACCTGATGACGCCCCGCCCCGCCTGGGGGCTCTCCGGCATGGGCGAGGAGGGGAGCATCGAGACGATCCGCGTCTTCACCTGCGCCCGGGTGGTCGGCGTCGAGGGCGGCTTCGCGCTGCACGGAGGATGA
- a CDS encoding isocitrate lyase/PEP mutase family protein: MTSATASAQRLRELLDGPAVVRLPGVFDAPSSALAAQAGASAVCLSGATVSAVDLGVPDLGFVHGTDIARRAASLVPSLDGVPLLADADTGYGHALQARQTARSYAAAGIAGLHLEDQESPKRCGHLAGKSVVDAAEAAGRVRAAVEAGTGLVVVARTDALSVRGLSSVVERCLAFADAGADAVFVEGAGLAELEEVAAALAARGHRTPQVYNRSEAGGAIDSGPGDEELYQVGVRLVIHPVSALLAAAYAVRRAMNEILTSGHAGSVDRLAWPELTDLVGLPGLLDDEQRYAAPSAARLEERSR; encoded by the coding sequence ATGACGAGCGCGACCGCGTCTGCCCAGCGGCTGCGGGAGCTGCTCGACGGGCCGGCCGTGGTGCGCCTGCCAGGCGTCTTCGACGCCCCCTCGTCGGCCCTCGCCGCGCAGGCCGGCGCCTCGGCCGTGTGTCTGTCCGGGGCCACCGTCTCCGCCGTCGATCTGGGGGTGCCCGACCTCGGCTTCGTGCACGGCACGGACATCGCCCGGCGGGCGGCCTCCCTGGTGCCGTCCCTGGACGGGGTGCCGCTGCTCGCCGACGCCGACACCGGCTACGGGCATGCGCTCCAGGCCCGGCAGACCGCCAGGTCGTACGCAGCCGCCGGGATAGCCGGACTGCACCTGGAGGACCAGGAGTCGCCCAAGCGGTGCGGGCACCTGGCGGGCAAGTCGGTGGTGGACGCGGCCGAGGCTGCCGGACGGGTCCGGGCGGCGGTCGAGGCCGGCACCGGTCTGGTCGTCGTGGCTCGTACCGACGCCCTGTCGGTGCGGGGGCTGAGCTCGGTGGTGGAGCGCTGCCTGGCCTTCGCCGACGCCGGCGCCGACGCGGTCTTCGTGGAGGGTGCCGGGCTCGCCGAGCTGGAGGAGGTCGCCGCCGCCCTGGCCGCCCGCGGCCACCGGACCCCCCAGGTCTACAACCGCTCCGAGGCAGGTGGCGCGATCGACTCCGGCCCCGGCGACGAGGAGCTCTACCAGGTCGGGGTGCGACTGGTGATCCACCCGGTCTCCGCGCTGCTGGCCGCGGCGTACGCCGTCCGCCGCGCGATGAACGAGATCCTGACCAGCGGCCACGCCGGGAGCGTGGACCGCCTGGCCTGGCCCGAGCTGACCGACCTCGTCGGGCTGCCCGGACTGCTCGATGACGAACAGCGCTACGCCGCCCCTTCGGCGGCCCGGTTGGAGGAGCGAAGCAGATGA